A section of the Pithys albifrons albifrons isolate INPA30051 chromosome 4, PitAlb_v1, whole genome shotgun sequence genome encodes:
- the RNF138 gene encoding E3 ubiquitin-protein ligase RNF138 isoform X3, whose protein sequence is MAEGPAAAPSCFREDDFYCPVCQEVFKTPVRTANCRHVFCRKCFLTAIRQSGTHCPLCRGSVTKKERTYPKRALDVENSMKKASGVCKYCETQVRFSWMRQHYKTCKKYQDEYGVSSIIPNLQISQDSTGNSRQKKTFLHDGFGMSSRDSPKIAGVMQYLIMARWLIVKYFKEKLVDIQPSNAPCVRKPILPDNACWITVIIDILFRRFL, encoded by the exons ATGGCGGAGGGGCCCGCGGCGGCCCCGTCGTGCTTCAGAGAGGATGATTTTTACTGCCCGGTGTGCCAGGAGGTGTTCAAAACGCCCGTAAGGACCGCTAACTGCCGGCACGT GTTTTGCAGGAAGTGCTTCTTGACAGCTATAAGACAAAGTGGAACACATTGTCCTCTCTGCCGGGGGAGCGTgactaaaaaagaaagaacGTATCCCAAAAGGGCTCTAGATGTTGAAAACAGTATGAAGAAAGCTTCTGGGGTCTGTAAATACTGTGAGACGCAG GTTAGATTTTCGTGGATGAGACAGCATTATAAAACGTGTAAGAAGTATCAGGATGAATATGGTGTTTCTTCAATTATTCCAAACTTACAGATTTCCCAAGATTCAACAGGGAACAG CAGACAGAAGAAAACCTTTCTGCACGATGGCTTTGGAATGTCTTCTAGAGACTCTCCtaaaa taGCAGGAGTGATGCAATATCTGATAATGGCGAGATGGCTAATAGTCAAATACTTCAAGGAGAAACTAG TGGACATCCAACCTTCAAATGCCCCCTGTGTCAGGAAGCCAATTTTACCAGACAACGCTTGCTGGATCACTGTAATAATAGACATCTTATTCAGACGGTTCCTGTG A
- the RNF138 gene encoding E3 ubiquitin-protein ligase RNF138 isoform X4 codes for MAEGPAAAPSCFREDDFYCPVCQEVFKTPVRTANCRHVFCRKCFLTAIRQSGTHCPLCRGSVTKKERTYPKRALDVENSMKKASGVCKYCETQVRFSWMRQHYKTCKKYQDEYGVSSIIPNLQISQDSTGNRQKKTFLHDGFGMSSRDSPKIAGVMQYLIMARWLIVKYFKEKLVDIQPSNAPCVRKPILPDNACWITVIIDILFRRFL; via the exons ATGGCGGAGGGGCCCGCGGCGGCCCCGTCGTGCTTCAGAGAGGATGATTTTTACTGCCCGGTGTGCCAGGAGGTGTTCAAAACGCCCGTAAGGACCGCTAACTGCCGGCACGT GTTTTGCAGGAAGTGCTTCTTGACAGCTATAAGACAAAGTGGAACACATTGTCCTCTCTGCCGGGGGAGCGTgactaaaaaagaaagaacGTATCCCAAAAGGGCTCTAGATGTTGAAAACAGTATGAAGAAAGCTTCTGGGGTCTGTAAATACTGTGAGACGCAG GTTAGATTTTCGTGGATGAGACAGCATTATAAAACGTGTAAGAAGTATCAGGATGAATATGGTGTTTCTTCAATTATTCCAAACTTACAGATTTCCCAAGATTCAACAGGGAACAG ACAGAAGAAAACCTTTCTGCACGATGGCTTTGGAATGTCTTCTAGAGACTCTCCtaaaa taGCAGGAGTGATGCAATATCTGATAATGGCGAGATGGCTAATAGTCAAATACTTCAAGGAGAAACTAG TGGACATCCAACCTTCAAATGCCCCCTGTGTCAGGAAGCCAATTTTACCAGACAACGCTTGCTGGATCACTGTAATAATAGACATCTTATTCAGACGGTTCCTGTG A
- the RNF138 gene encoding E3 ubiquitin-protein ligase RNF138 isoform X2 → MAEGPAAAPSCFREDDFYCPVCQEVFKTPVRTANCRHVFCRKCFLTAIRQSGTHCPLCRGSVTKKERTYPKRALDVENSMKKASGVCKYCETQVRFSWMRQHYKTCKKYQDEYGVSSIIPNLQISQDSTGNSRSDAISDNGEMANSQILQGETSGHPTFKCPLCQEANFTRQRLLDHCNNRHLIQTVPVICPICVSLPWADTNQVTRNLVGHLNLRHRFDYGEFVNLQLDEEAQYQNAVQESCRELLK, encoded by the exons ATGGCGGAGGGGCCCGCGGCGGCCCCGTCGTGCTTCAGAGAGGATGATTTTTACTGCCCGGTGTGCCAGGAGGTGTTCAAAACGCCCGTAAGGACCGCTAACTGCCGGCACGT GTTTTGCAGGAAGTGCTTCTTGACAGCTATAAGACAAAGTGGAACACATTGTCCTCTCTGCCGGGGGAGCGTgactaaaaaagaaagaacGTATCCCAAAAGGGCTCTAGATGTTGAAAACAGTATGAAGAAAGCTTCTGGGGTCTGTAAATACTGTGAGACGCAG GTTAGATTTTCGTGGATGAGACAGCATTATAAAACGTGTAAGAAGTATCAGGATGAATATGGTGTTTCTTCAATTATTCCAAACTTACAGATTTCCCAAGATTCAACAGGGAACAG CAGGAGTGATGCAATATCTGATAATGGCGAGATGGCTAATAGTCAAATACTTCAAGGAGAAACTAG TGGACATCCAACCTTCAAATGCCCCCTGTGTCAGGAAGCCAATTTTACCAGACAACGCTTGCTGGATCACTGTAATAATAGACATCTTATTCAGACGGTTCCTGTG ATCTGTCCTATTTGTGTATCTCTTCCTTGGGCAGATACTAACCAGGTTACTAGAAATCTTGTTGGCCACCTAAATCTAAGACACCGATTTGACTATGGAGAATTTGTG aATCTCCAGCTTGATGAAGAAGCCCAATACCAAAATGCGGTTCAAGAATCCTGTCGTGAACTTCTAAAGTAG
- the RNF138 gene encoding E3 ubiquitin-protein ligase RNF138 isoform X1: protein MAEGPAAAPSCFREDDFYCPVCQEVFKTPVRTANCRHVFCRKCFLTAIRQSGTHCPLCRGSVTKKERTYPKRALDVENSMKKASGVCKYCETQVRFSWMRQHYKTCKKYQDEYGVSSIIPNLQISQDSTGNSSRSDAISDNGEMANSQILQGETSGHPTFKCPLCQEANFTRQRLLDHCNNRHLIQTVPVICPICVSLPWADTNQVTRNLVGHLNLRHRFDYGEFVNLQLDEEAQYQNAVQESCRELLK, encoded by the exons ATGGCGGAGGGGCCCGCGGCGGCCCCGTCGTGCTTCAGAGAGGATGATTTTTACTGCCCGGTGTGCCAGGAGGTGTTCAAAACGCCCGTAAGGACCGCTAACTGCCGGCACGT GTTTTGCAGGAAGTGCTTCTTGACAGCTATAAGACAAAGTGGAACACATTGTCCTCTCTGCCGGGGGAGCGTgactaaaaaagaaagaacGTATCCCAAAAGGGCTCTAGATGTTGAAAACAGTATGAAGAAAGCTTCTGGGGTCTGTAAATACTGTGAGACGCAG GTTAGATTTTCGTGGATGAGACAGCATTATAAAACGTGTAAGAAGTATCAGGATGAATATGGTGTTTCTTCAATTATTCCAAACTTACAGATTTCCCAAGATTCAACAGGGAACAG taGCAGGAGTGATGCAATATCTGATAATGGCGAGATGGCTAATAGTCAAATACTTCAAGGAGAAACTAG TGGACATCCAACCTTCAAATGCCCCCTGTGTCAGGAAGCCAATTTTACCAGACAACGCTTGCTGGATCACTGTAATAATAGACATCTTATTCAGACGGTTCCTGTG ATCTGTCCTATTTGTGTATCTCTTCCTTGGGCAGATACTAACCAGGTTACTAGAAATCTTGTTGGCCACCTAAATCTAAGACACCGATTTGACTATGGAGAATTTGTG aATCTCCAGCTTGATGAAGAAGCCCAATACCAAAATGCGGTTCAAGAATCCTGTCGTGAACTTCTAAAGTAG